The Mus musculus strain NOD/ShiLtJ chromosome 6 genomic scaffold, GRCm38.p6 alternate locus group NOD/ShiLtJ MMCHR6_CHORI29_IDD6_1+2 genomic interval ACACAGGGGCTAATAAAGAGAAGGGACGGAAAATGGTGTACCATGACCCAACACAGGTAGTCGTCATCACTGAGCCTTGGTGGTGCTTTTTACCCCCCGTCGGGATGCTTAGATCCAAACGTAGTTCAGTTGTATGGCAAGCACTTGTTGGGCTCTTCCAATGCTTTGGTTTCCACGCAGTCGCTGACTCCCCTGTGTGAAGAGGACAACCAGGCTCAGGAAATTGTTAAGAAGCTGGAGAAGAGTATAGTACTGCTCAGCCAGTGCACAGCCCGAGTGGCCAGCAGGGCTGAGATGCTGGGCGCCATCAACCAGGTAATGGTGAACCGCAGAGGATTTGTGCTCCCAgagggtgtgtgtgatgtgtctaAAAATAAGTTTTCAGAACACTTCTGTGCACAGAAAGATGAGGCATAAGCGCCTTTCTCCCCTAAGTCACGTAGGCTAGAGTTCTTCTTTAGGGTATTTCTTCCATGTTccttttggaaaaacaaaaaacaaaaaacaaaacccaaagcctcaatgtaaatgaaaggagaaagaacCAGGAGATTGTGAGGGCACAGCCCCTCCGTGTGCACATGAACGCTGACGAGTACCCTGATACAGTGGGAACAACCTACATGCAGCCTTAAGGATGTCTGGAGATGCGACTGTAGTCTGCGTGGTCACTCCCTGTCTACCCACCTATCTGCTTTCATTTGCACACAGAGTCATAGGAAAGTAGGATTTCAAAAGTTCATCTTGAGCAGTCCCCATGAgacttgacttcttttttttttttaagatttatttatttatttatttatttatttatttattacatgtaagtacactgtagctgtcttcagacactccagaagagggagtcagatctcattacgggtggttgtgagccaccatgtggttgctgggatttgaacttcggacctttggaaaagcagtcgggtgctcttacccactgagccatctcaccagcccaagacttGACTTCTTAAAAGCTAAACAGACAGGCTAAAACATTTCCTTAGGAAGATACATAATGTGTTGGAGGCTTTCGTCTGACAAGTTGTTATATATTCTAGCTCTTTGTCAAACCCTCAGTGGGGGATGTGCCAGGCTTTACAAACCCAAGTAAACTCTGTCAGCTGCCTCATCTACCCTTCACCATTCACTGTGTGTCTGCGCCCACGTTTTCTTAGTAACAGACTCACCAGGCCACTTAGTGATGTGTCATCAGTTTTAAACACGATGCGTTGCTATCTTGCTATGGTGATAAACAAACGTGTAGTATTTTCGTCAGTCTCTGTCCTCTCACACCCGTCCCATGTCCCTTactctctcatcttctttctggatCAGGCTTTAAACTTTGCAGTCGGATCTTGTGTTCCCTCCCTTGCAGGAATCTACTGCTTTCCACCTTCCATGTTTCAAACCACTTACCTACCTGCCCATGTCAGAGCGGACGATCGTGCATGCCACTCAGGGTTACACACCCCCTCGTGTACGCCACACAGGGTTACGCACACCCTGGCCTGACCGAGCTCTTCACTTACACTGGATGCCTCATGTGGGGCCTGGGAGCTTCTGTCCCTTCTAAGTCAGCTTCACATCTTGTCCTCAAACCACCACCATGTCTTCTCGGGTGTTCTCTGTCAAACGATGACTTTGCTACTGAGAAAACAGGGAAGACACAGAGGGAAGGAGCTGCCCCAGGCTTGACCCTACCATCAGAACCCACATATGCTGCCACCCTACCCAGAGCTAGAGACAACTGCTCTCCTATACTGTCAAAGGGCAGCCATCTTACCTGTGCACAACATCCCATCCTTCTCCAGTTTGCCCAGAAACATGAGCGAGCCTAAATTCTGCCAGCTGAATCTCCTTCCTTTCTACAGTTCTTTCCAGTCTATGAAATCATTCCCACTAGTACAGGTACACATTGTTCTTAAGATGGAGGGCATAGAGGTGGTATAAAAGAGAGGTAGTATAAAGTCACCTCTTCATCGAAAAAGAATTAATACAAGCAATAGAAACTGGAGCTGAGTGGCCCCGTGTGCATCCCAGAGCCTGGGACAGTAACGCTTAAGATGGCTGTGTGCTGAACGTTAGACTGAGCTGCATGGTGAGAGATGCCATCTTAAAAATCAAAGATGCTCTCTCGCTTTCCTCCCCCACCACAAGCCCCTGCTTTCTTTGGCCATCATcttgcttttctcttcctttgttctagAACAAGTCTTTCGATTCTCATGTCTAGTCTTTTCCCTCTAGTATCCTCTTAAATCTCGCCAGCCCTATGCTGTGCCCCCACAAACCTGCTTTTATTACACCCACCGCCACCTGCACACCCCCAGGACCAGCGTGAGTCTTTGCCTTCCTTAAGCTGCTCTTTAGCTCAGCATCCTTATTCTGCAACCCTGCCTTTCCCCTCTACCCTACAGGCTACTCTGTTGAATGGCCTCACCCTTTCTCTCGGGCCTCACAGAGCCAAAGATCTCCTTCCGTTCACCCTCTCAGCATTGGTACTCAACCCGTGTGCTCACAAGTTCCAAGGTGGCTCCCTGACTTCTGAGCATCACCTCATGTTCTGCCCTGAGGTGCAGATGGAGCTCAGCCTGTCTTTGCTGATGCCTGATATATCCTGTGTTTAGCGTCCTCAAAGTCACAGACCCTCTGGATCCTTCCCCACCCACTGTCCCCTAGTTCTAGTGGCACAGGTcagagccagtgtgtgtgtgtgtgttggaggggagGGAAGCTCTCAACACTCCTGTCTCCTCTGTACCTCATTGTTCTATCTTTGGACCAGCAAGAGAATAGAGCCACAATTTCTGTTGGTGTATCTACTATCTGCACCCAAGTCAGCTCTGCTGTACTAACACAATGGCTTCCAAAATGGCCCTGCTTATGTTGGACCCTAATCTAATCTTCCAACACAGTCTTTGATaagcatcgtgtgtgtgtgtgtgtgtgtgtgtgtgtgtgtgtgtgtgtgtgtgtgcgcgcgcacgctgGACTTGCTTCAGTGcccgtgtggaagtcagagggcaactttgaaAGTGCTGACTCTTTATCCCCAGTGTGGGTGGCACGGATGGGACTGAGGTGGTCAgagtcacacacaaacacttttctCATGGAGCCGTTTCGCCTGAGCGTTGAGGACGGTGCTATTAATGGGAGTTGGCTCTCGTAGGAAAGCCGGGTGAGTAGAGCGGTGGAGGTGATGATCCAGCACGTGGAGAACCTGAAGCGGATGTACGCCAAAGAGCACGCAGAGCTGGAGGATCTGAAGCAAGCACTGCTGCAGAACGACAGGTCTTTTAACTCTCTGCCAGATGAAGGTAACAGCCCTCGAGGTGGCAGTGAtgggctggagagctagctcagccGTCAGGAATGCTTGACGCTCAGACTTGGTTCCGtgtccagtggctcacaactgcccgcaactctagctccagggggtctggtgCTCTCTACTgtcttccatgggcactgcactcacatgtgtgtgtgcaacacacacagtgtttttagttttgggtttttacctttttttctctttctctctttcttcctttctctgtctctttttctctctttttttcagttatttatcttttgagacaggttctctctatgtaggacctgctgtcctggaactctcttatggacccagtctggcctcaaactcagagatctacctgtctctatctcctaagtactgggataaaGTTACGTCCCACTGTGACTGGCCTACATAGATTTGGGGTGGGGGATAATAGTTAAACTTTCCTAACAGTCTCTTCTTTCATGCTTCTGTACTAACTTGCTACATTGTAGAATAAGATCCTTAAGTTAAGGTTATATTAGAAAAATATCTCATTCTTTGGttctatataaaatattaagaaaaaagacagaaaagattcTTTGGTAATATTCtcaaaatttattaaattaattagaTCACTGAGATGAGACAAGGTACTTAATCTGACTCATTAAGTAAACTGCAGTGTCTAGCCAGGGTGTGTTACAGTTGACTGTAGTGTCTGGCCAGGGTGTGTTACAGTTGACTGTAGTGTCTAGCCAGGGTGTGTTACAGTTGACTGTAGTGTCTGGCCAGGGTATGTTACAGTTGACTGTAGTGTCTAGCCAGCGTGTGTTACAGTTGACTGTAGTGTCTGGCCAGGGTGTGTTACAGTTGACTGTAGTGTCTGGCCAGGGTGTGTTACAGTTGACTGTAGTGTCTGGCCAGGGTGTGTTACAGTTGACTGTAGTGTCTGGCCAGGGTGTGTTACAGTTGACTGTAGTGTCTAGCCAGGGTGTGTTACAGTTGACTGTAGTGTCTAGCCAGGGTGTGTTACAGTTGACTGTAGTGTCTAGCCAGGGTGTGTTACAGTTGACTGTAGTGTCTGGCCAGGGTGTGTTACAGTTGACTGTAGTGTCTGGCCAGGGTGTGTTACAGTTGACTGTAGTGTCTGGCCAGGGTGTGTTACAGTTGACTGTAGTGTCTGGCCAGGGTGTGTTACAGTTGACTGTAGTGTCTGGCCAGGGTGTGTTACAGTTGACTGTAGTGTCTGGCCAGGGTGTGTTACAGTTGACTGTAGTGTCTAGCCAGGGTGTGTTACAGTTGACTGTTGTGTCTAGCCAGGGTGTGTTACAGTTGACTGTAGTGTCTAGCCAGGGTGTGTAACAGTTGACTGTAGTGTCTAGCTAGGGTGTGTTACAACTGGTTTCTTCTGCACACATGCTGATGTGTGATAAACAAGCTACTCCCACCAACGGAGATTTTAGATTCTTGAAGGAGTGATTGATCCTGGCACAGAAAGCTGTCTGATGGATTGGAAGAGAGaagtcttagggtttcattgctgtgaaggaacaccatgaccaaggaaattcTTATAAAGAGTTAatggcccaggctgaccttgaactcagcaatCTTCCTGTCTTAGTCTCCTACAGAGGCCTTAGTAAATCCTGTTTGACTTTTACCTGACATAAatgaatgtgatttttaaaatgggaaactgtgggggctggagagatggctcagtgggtaagagcacctggtGGTTTTCTagagatcccagcacccagacagTGGCTCACAGATAGccataactctggttccaggagatctgatacgatgcatagacatacatgcggggaaaacatacacataaaataattctcaAAAACTTTTCATGTGAAAATGGTTTTCCTTTCAGATGACTGTCAGATTAAAAAACGTTCATCTTCTCTAAATTCCAAGGTAATTACTGATTTCATAATTAACCAATGTTGATGAAATGCTCATGAAATGTTAAGATAGTATTTGAAGTTATGTGCCTTTTACCGTAAATCACAAAGCTGATTTAAATTCACCTGCAtggatatatacatgtgtatctatacatatatgattTGTGAGTACAGTGTTCTGTTTGTATGTCAACCAGAAAGGCCCAGCAGCTCGAGGAAGGCCAAAGTAGCACAATCTTGTGTTCTCTAAATAAAAGCTGGGCCAGGCAAGCAGGTAGCATAGAGCAGGCAGATCCTCAGGATTCCTACAGGTGCCCCCTCCCTGCACCCCCAAACTCCCTCCCTGTGCCCCGTCCCCCCTGCCTGCACCCCATCCCAACTACTCTCAGCCCTGAGGCTCATATCTCTACTTCAGAGCCAGGCAGCTTCCTTACTAAAAAGTCCCAAAGCAAGAGAAAAGGCCAACTCATTCCCCTCTGCAAAATTGCCCTGGAAGTCCAGCACAACACCCCGACTTTGTTCTTGAGGGGACACTGAGATGGGGGACACACAGCCTGTTTCCTGGGCACCTCCATGGCCTGTCTAAAAATCAAAAGTCGTGTTGCTGAGGAAGGAGGCAGGATGAGGATGGTGCAGGAGGAGAGCCCACGGAGTGGTAGCCACAGTCAGGAGGTCCCTGCAGAGACACACCCAACAGTGCCCCTCAGTAATGCCCAATTGGCTGCTTAACGCAACGGAGTTGATGGTGGAAGTTGGCCATTGGAATCCCTTTAGATTATTTACTatgcttaaaatacattttattcatgAATGATACTTACTGAAGCtacaaaatactatataataccccCATGCAAATCTCAAGGCCAATAAACACATTCGTTTGTTGAAATATAACGTCTCATTTATAATGAAGTCTGAAAACATTGCTCACTCCAAGCCTGAGACGGGGGGACTCCCTccactacacagtgagttcacgCATAGAATGGGGGTTACCCCAGGCTAAGGGAGACTTGGGGAAGTCCCAAGCCCGGGGTGCTGTTGCTTAGTGgtatggtaaataaataaataaataaataaataaaatgtttgtgaTAATGTTTGAGGAGAGGTATGTGACTGACTTAGACATCACACCACCACAAACGTGTATCAAAGCCTCTGATTTCCCCttggtgtgtgattttttttctctgtgttagTTAAAACAAATATAGCACAAGTTCAATGAATCATAAATGAATTGAGAAAATTACAGGAGAAGCTATAAATGTGGCGAATACTGGCTTCCTCTTGAGCTGGAATTTCCTAAACATGGAAGCGAAGATAACAAAGAGAgacaaaacaaatacatttgGCTAAATTGCAATACAGTTTTTCATCCAtgaagacatagagaaatagtAAATCATCATAAATGTGAAAATGTCTGCCATGTTTCTCAGGGCAGACACGCACGTTGTGACTCAGCAAGGAAAAAAGCTCGAGACAGATAAATGAAAGCCCAGACAAGAAACTTCACTCTTGGTTAGCTGAACTATAAATCAGAGGTTGGGGGGCATGGAATATGGATGGAAAGATATTTCTGAAAGGCGATTTTTCCACGTAAGATCCTCGGGTGTCGCCTGCGTGATGGCACGCGGCATGGCAAAGGATGTTAGGATTTCTCTAACTGCACATTTCTCTCTTGGGTAGCCATCTTCTCTTCGAAGAGTGACCATTGCCTCTTTGCCCAGGAATCTTGGAAATGTGGGGCTGGTGAGTACCTGGGGAGGTCCTCGTCTCTGTGACAAAACTGTCATTCCTTCACTGAACACCTGTTTTATGATCTCTCAAACCTCGGAAGGTGTCAGGCATGGAAAATAATGACAGATTCAGCCGGCGGTCGAGCAGCTGGTAAGTGTGACTCGTGCCCGCCCGCTGAAAGTTGGTCTCAAGCACGTGAGCGTTGATAATAACCTTTGATTCGCTCAGAGTTTGGGCAGCAGTGCAGATGTGAAAACTGACCGTTGTGCTAGTTGTATTGGGGAATAAGAGTTACTTTGGtgtgcaaaagaaagaaagaaagaaaaaaagcaagacagtGTGGTTTCTGCACTGACTTAGGCAGCGGGGAGGGAGAGCAGTGGTACATGTACAGATTGGTTTGACCTATGGCCGTTATCTTTGTGTAGGAGAATCCTGGGGACAAAGCAGGGTGAGCACCGCCCCTCGCTGCATCGCTTCATCAGCACCTATTCCTGGGCCGACGCTGAGGACGAGAGAAGTGACGTGAAGTAGGTGACTCACGGGGTGTCTGTGACATGATGTGAGCGGAGGCGTGCAGAGCGGTGGCCACTTCAGCTCAGTGGAGACAAGGGCATCAACTGGCAAAGCCTCAGCTGTGAATAGCTTTATAAATGTCAGTTGGGAACAGAGTGGCTCCGCCAGCCCTCAGGATGGCAACCTTTTAAGTTAAATAATTCCTTGGAATTTCCCAGACCTAGGCATGCCTATCATCAGAGCCATAGAAGGGAAATCACCACCTTAGAGTGCTAACATGGGGAACGGATACAGAACACATTTACATGTACAACATATGGCCCTTTGTGATGTGTGTACTCATCTGTCTTGCATAAAGGAGGGCCATTTGGTTCTCTGCTCAGCAATGTTTGTCTTTTTGATGAATGGGGGCTGCTATGTATccctagctggcctcaaactaatagCAATCTGTCccgtctcagcctcctgaatgctgggattacaggtgtcaccaCCATAGCTAGCAAATTTAGTAAGTTAAAATATGCTGCGTGCTTCCATAGTGAAAAGCAGAGCAGGGAAGATGAGTGGCAACGTTTCGCATCACGCTGCCTCCTCGCCCCaccttgcttttctgttttgacaCCTGTTAAATCATCTCCCTCAGATCTCTTCTTCTGAGGTAACGTCACATTCACGGAGCGCCTCCAGCATCCTTCCTCAGTCCcgagcagcaggaagagacaccATAGACATCTTGCACATCCCGGGATCCTGTGGCATGTACTCCCCCTTAGATATAGTGGTGGATCTGTTGTGAGCCACGTGGGGAGCATGCCCAGTGCCTCCTTCAGAGACCGTTTGCTTAAAGCTCCTACTCAGGCTTTGTAAACAGAGACTGAGATCAGGAACTCACCAGAGTGTGCCTCAGGCCCCTCCTCAGACACTGTCCTCTTTGGCAACTGGGAGTGTTGAGCTAAGGATTTCCAAATTCATATCCAACCGGGAGCCCTCAGTTACAGAAGTAAGTTTGCTTAGGTGGAGGGAGCCCTGCCTAGGTTATGATTTAAAATACACCCCATGTAGCCTCCTTTGCTTTAACTAGCTTAGCATTCAGAATATGTTCAGATGCCTTTAATACACATAGCCTGTATTCCATGTTAGCACTGATCCAAAACAGGATCAAAAAGAATCCAAAAGTGGAGGAGCCCGCCTGGGATCCCTGCTCTGAGGAATGGAGACAGGAGAGTCTCCccaagtgtgaggccagccagggctgaccatgagaatctgtctcaaaacaaagaaatatttctacTACAAATGCACTCAGCTGCTTGTAGAAGATATTGAAATATGATAATAAACTTCTGTTAAGTATTCATCATTTCAAGAAATGTGTTAtcaacatacttttaaaaatgtggttaCAGATGTGCATATACATCCATGCTATTGATTAGAGGAGGCTAAGACTGACTTCTGTAATTCTTCCTGAATCTCCCCTTGTGGGTCTCACCTGACCATTATACTACACAGATGTTATTTTAAATTCCAGTAAGTTTTGTGAGCGAATATTTAGAATGTGATATTTCTGAGCACTCTGAGTTATGAGTGAATCTTGTCATTAGTGTCAAAACTTACTTGCAGAGCCAGAGACGCCCCAGAACCACAAGGCGAAGAGGCAGTGGAGAGGACCAGGAAGCCCAGCCTTTCTGAGAGGAGAAGCAGCACATTGAGCACATTGGCCTGGGACAGGGGCACAATGTAAGCTGTgcttactggggggggggggggggcaaggcgGGGAATGGAGGGCACTGGGCTAAGCTTACTGCTCAAACTGCTTTATAGAAGGGCTCCACCTAACAGTTTTACACCAGGCAGGAACTTGACCTCGGTCCAGGCAGCCTTGGCTTGGAGCCAGGCCTTCCCAGTCTCTGGCTTCAGCAGCTGCTTTTAAGGGCAGTGAAAGCCCTGGCTTGGGCGGACTGTGGAGGCTAGGGCGGAGGTTAATGAGGCAGATGGAAACCTTGGGTTTTCTTTCGTTTGAACGGGAGCGCAGAGGGCTGCAGACTGTAGCGGGAAGTACACTAACCCTGCTTTGCTTGACTGAAGGATGAGGTGGATGCATGTTAGAAGTTCGTGCGTGCCTACATTATGTCTTTAGGGTTGAGGCAGGCCTAGTTCTTTCCAATAGTTATCAATGTTGGGGAGCAGGCTGTGCCCCAAGCCAAGAGCTCCATCCTCACGTGCGTCTAAGGCAGCGCTATTTGGCACTCAGAGACCAGTGTCCCCTGAACGAAGGAGAGTCTCCAGGCCCCACTCAGTGACCACCCTCTCCGTTTGTGCCCTCCCCACAGCTGCAGCTCAGTGGCTTCCTGGGTCACTCACCTGCAGGCGTCCTTCAGAAGAGCCAACAGAGCACTCTGGCTCACGGGGCTCATCATCATACTGATCGCAGCGCTGATGAGCTTCCTCACAGGTCAGCTCTTCCAGACAGCGGTGGAGGCTGCGCCCACACAGGAGGGGGACTCCTGGCTGTCTCTAGAACACATCTTATGGCCATTTACCAGACTCGGGCATGATGGACCACCGCCAGTGTGACTGACGTGCAGCTCAATGTACCCTTGGATTTTAACGTTTCCTTCTGAGATTTGTAAATTGGTAACTTTTTTTAGTAACTATAGTGCAAAGCTAGGGTCCTCAGCAGCTGGGATCTTTTTATTCCCCAACAAAAGCACAGGGGACTACAAAAGGGAGGGGACCCCACCTAGGGTATTTTAATGAGCTTTCTGAGTGAGAGGCATCAGACTTTATTGAGATGTATCCAAATAAAGACCATTCAAATCTTTGTGCAGTGTGGCTGGAACGCCTGGTGCTCTTAAATCACTTTAGCGGCTGACTGGAAAGATACCTGA includes:
- the Lrmp gene encoding inositol 1,4,5-triphosphate receptor associated 2 isoform 1 (isoform 1 is encoded by transcript variant 1; The RefSeq protein has 6 substitutions, 1 non-frameshifting indel compared to this genomic sequence), which translates into the protein MLCVKGPPEQEPEDGALDVTRGCQCPLPTEGSILGQELLDCTRMNEDQSTDENGADHLYSESPSQLREYLTQPSSEQTSSSESTVTSSESGSDILHMASGDLDCKPLCEKEEEARAASAMQGTSLAPAAYGDYTSVGVAKAASQLEAGEELRTTENGGKGSAPGETEISMPPKASVKLVNFQQSENTSANEKEVEAEFLRLSLGLKCDWFTLEKRVKLEERSRDLAEENLKKEITNCLKLLESLTPLCEEDNQAQEIVKKLEKSIVLLSQCTARVASRAEMLGAINQESRVSRAVEVMIQHVENLKRMYAKEHAELEDLKQALLQNDRSFNSLPDEDDCQIKKRSSSLNSKPSSLRRVTIASLPRNLGNVGLVSGMENNDRFSRRSSSWRILGTKQGEHRPSLHRFISTYSWADAEDERSDVKARDAPEPQGEEAVEGTRKPSLSERRSSTLAWDRGTICSSVASWVTHLQASFRRANRALWLTGLIIILIAALMSFLTGQLFQTAVEAAPTQEGDSWLSLEHILWPFTRLGHDGPLPV
- the Lrmp gene encoding inositol 1,4,5-triphosphate receptor associated 2 isoform 3 (isoform 3 is encoded by transcript variant 4; The RefSeq protein has 5 substitutions, 1 non-frameshifting indel compared to this genomic sequence), producing the protein MNEDQSTDENGADHLYSESPSQLREYLTQPSSEQTSSSESTVTSSESGSDILHMASGDLDCKPLCEKEEEARAASAMQGTSLAPAAYGDYTSVGVAKAASQLEAGEELRTTENGGKGSAPGETEISMPPKASVKLVNFQQSENTSANEKEVEAEFLRLSLGLKCDWFTLEKRVKLEERSRDLAEENLKKEITNCLKLLESLTPLCEEDNQAQEIVKKLEKSIVLLSQCTARVASRAEMLGAINQESRVSRAVEVMIQHVENLKRMYAKEHAELEDLKQALLQNDRSFNSLPDEDDCQIKKRSSSLNSKPSSLRRVTIASLPRNLGNVGLVSGMENNDRFSRRSSSWRILGTKQGEHRPSLHRFISTYSWADAEDERSDVKARDAPEPQGEEAVEGTRKPSLSERRSSTLAWDRGTICSSVASWVTHLQASFRRANRALWLTGLIIILIAALMSFLTGQLFQTAVEAAPTQEGDSWLSLEHILWPFTRLGHDGPLPV
- the Lrmp gene encoding inositol 1,4,5-triphosphate receptor associated 2 isoform 4 (isoform 4 is encoded by transcript variant 5; The RefSeq protein has 3 substitutions, 1 non-frameshifting indel compared to this genomic sequence) — protein: MASGDLDCKPLCEKEEEARAASAMQGTSLAPAAYGDYTSVGVAKAASQLEAGEELRTTENGGKGSAPGETEISMPPKASVKLVNFQQSENTSANEKEVEAEFLRLSLGLKCDWFTLEKRVKLEERSRDLAEENLKKEITNCLKLLESLTPLCEEDNQAQEIVKKLEKSIVLLSQCTARVASRAEMLGAINQESRVSRAVEVMIQHVENLKRMYAKEHAELEDLKQALLQNDRSFNSLPDEDDCQIKKRSSSLNSKPSSLRRVTIASLPRNLGNVGLVSGMENNDRFSRRSSSWRILGTKQGEHRPSLHRFISTYSWADAEDERSDVKARDAPEPQGEEAVEGTRKPSLSERRSSTLAWDRGTICSSVASWVTHLQASFRRANRALWLTGLIIILIAALMSFLTGQLFQTAVEAAPTQEGDSWLSLEHILWPFTRLGHDGPLPV